CGTTCTTCCTGGTGCCGGACCTGGACCGGCTGCGCAACTGCGCGACCGAGTGGCGGGAGCTGCTCGGCGACCGGGTCATCAGCATGGAGAACCCGGTGGACACCGTGGCCGTGGCCGCGGGGCTGGTGGGGCTGTGCGAGGGCGTCTTCCCGGACCTGGACGCGCTCGCGCGCCGGCTGGAGAAGGAGAAGATGCCCCGGAACCGGCTGGGCGCGGTGGTGCGCTCGCTCACCCCGTTCGCGGCGGTGCTGGAGCGGGATGGCACGCCCCGGCCGCGCTTCGAAGGGGGCGCGGACCTGCCCACGGGGGATGGCGCCTCCGGCTACCGCCGCCGCTGAGGAGGGCCCATGTCCGCGCGCCGGGAGGCCCATGTGGTGGTGGACCTCGGCTTTGGGGACTCCGGGAAGGGGACCCTCACCGAGTGGCTGGTGCGACGGCACGGGGCGCGGCTGGTGGTCCGCTTCAATGGGGGCGCGCAGGCGGGCCACAACGTCGTCACCGAGGATGGGCGGCACCACACCTTCTCTCAGTTCGGCGCCGGGAGCTTCGAGCCCGGCGTGTGGACGCACCTGGCGCGCCCCACGGTGTTCCATCCGCTCGCGATGCTCGTGGAGGCGCGGTACCTGGCGCGGCAGGGCGTCACGGATGTGCTCGGCCGTACGACGGTGAGCGAGGGGGCGCGGGTCATCACCCCGTTTCACCAGGCCGCGGGGCGGCTGCGCGAGTTGGCGCGGGGGGCTGGGCGGCACGGCACGTGCGGGGTGGGCGTGGGGGAGACGGTGCGGGATGCCCTGACCCACCCAGAGGAGGCGATTCACGCGGGAGACCTGCGCTCCCCGGAGCAACTTGTGCGCAAGGCCCGCCGTGCCCAGGAGCGGCTGCGCGCGGAGCTGTCCGAGGTGCGGCGCGCGGCGAGTGCCCATCCCCAGGCCGAGCCGGAACTGCGCCTGATGGATGACCTCGACGTCCCCTCGCGCTGGGCCGACGCCGTGGCGGCTCTCCAGCCCGAAAAGCGGGTAGTGGAGGACGCCTGGCTGGGCACCCGCCTTCAAGAGGGCACCACCGTGTTCGAGGGAGCCCAAGGCGTGCTCCTCGACGAGAACTGGGGCTTCCATCCTCACACGACGTGGAGCACCTGCACTTTCGACAACGCGCTCATGCTGCTGAACGAGCACGGCTTCGATGGGGACGTGCACCGGCTCGGTGTGCTGCGTTCCTATACGACGCGGCACGGAGAAGGCCCGCTGCCTACCGAGAAT
The Stigmatella aurantiaca genome window above contains:
- a CDS encoding adenylosuccinate synthetase, whose product is MSARREAHVVVDLGFGDSGKGTLTEWLVRRHGARLVVRFNGGAQAGHNVVTEDGRHHTFSQFGAGSFEPGVWTHLARPTVFHPLAMLVEARYLARQGVTDVLGRTTVSEGARVITPFHQAAGRLRELARGAGRHGTCGVGVGETVRDALTHPEEAIHAGDLRSPEQLVRKARRAQERLRAELSEVRRAASAHPQAEPELRLMDDLDVPSRWADAVAALQPEKRVVEDAWLGTRLQEGTTVFEGAQGVLLDENWGFHPHTTWSTCTFDNALMLLNEHGFDGDVHRLGVLRSYTTRHGEGPLPTENAALASALPEPHNGAAGWQGNFRVGSFDAVLARYALAACGGVDALAVTHLDRLSERWPVCTAYRAPSGCDAENFIREAIGDSRVTTLRLGPRGDLSYQERLTHGLLQCEPWPEMLELGEHAEARGERFVSWLETILGVPVRVTSHGPTAQSKRSRN